A window from Cellulomonas sp. C5510 encodes these proteins:
- the manA gene encoding mannose-6-phosphate isomerase, class I, with protein MFLLDNPVRRYPWGSTSLVQQLLGRPLDGRPVAEVWIGAHPDDPSVAAAPGRRVPLDVLVAGQPEAMLGRRVLATAGPRLPFLTKILAAAHALSVQVHPTAAQAEAGFAAEERRGVRRDDPGRTYRDRSHKPEVLYALTPFELLSGLREPEQAAKLVAELEVPALDPLVEMLRDESPGAGHRAALTWLLHQRGPTPAAWVGEVARVADEAAGTRPEVRVVRDLARQFPGDPALVAPLLLNFARLEPGQALYTGAGTLHAYLSGMAVEVMAASDNVLRAGLTTKHVDVDELLAVTDFTPRLTGFLRPVRVGPGAVDYVPPVPDFVLRVLTPRAGSVVTGPDDGPRVVVCTAGEVRVEAGDVRGLRPGDAVFVPDVDGPLTVSGDGTAVVAAA; from the coding sequence GTTCCTGCTCGACAACCCGGTGCGGCGCTACCCGTGGGGCTCGACGTCGCTCGTGCAGCAGCTCCTCGGGCGTCCGCTGGACGGGCGCCCGGTCGCGGAGGTCTGGATCGGCGCCCACCCGGACGACCCGTCCGTCGCAGCCGCCCCCGGGCGCCGGGTGCCGCTGGACGTGCTCGTCGCCGGGCAGCCCGAGGCGATGCTCGGCCGCCGGGTGCTCGCGACGGCGGGACCGCGGCTGCCGTTCCTCACCAAGATCCTGGCGGCCGCGCACGCGCTGTCCGTCCAGGTGCACCCGACCGCCGCGCAGGCCGAGGCCGGGTTCGCGGCGGAGGAGCGCCGGGGCGTCCGGCGGGACGACCCCGGGCGGACGTACCGCGACCGCTCGCACAAGCCCGAGGTGCTCTACGCCCTCACGCCGTTCGAGCTGCTCAGCGGGCTGCGCGAGCCCGAGCAGGCGGCGAAGCTCGTCGCGGAGCTCGAGGTCCCGGCCCTGGACCCGCTGGTGGAGATGCTGCGGGACGAGTCGCCCGGGGCCGGGCACCGCGCGGCGCTCACCTGGCTACTGCACCAGCGCGGCCCCACGCCCGCCGCCTGGGTGGGCGAGGTCGCCCGCGTCGCGGACGAGGCCGCCGGCACGCGCCCGGAGGTCCGGGTCGTCCGCGACCTCGCGCGGCAGTTCCCCGGGGACCCGGCCCTCGTCGCCCCGCTGCTGCTCAACTTCGCGCGGCTCGAGCCCGGGCAGGCGCTCTACACGGGCGCGGGCACCCTGCACGCCTACCTCAGCGGGATGGCGGTGGAGGTGATGGCGGCGTCGGACAACGTGCTGCGCGCCGGGCTCACCACCAAGCACGTCGACGTCGACGAGCTGCTCGCCGTCACGGACTTCACCCCCCGGCTCACCGGGTTCCTGCGCCCGGTGCGGGTCGGGCCCGGCGCGGTGGACTACGTCCCGCCCGTCCCGGACTTCGTGCTCCGCGTCCTCACGCCGCGCGCCGGGTCGGTCGTCACCGGGCCGGACGACGGGCCGCGCGTGGTCGTGTGCACGGCGGGCGAGGTCCGCGTCGAGGCGGGCGACGTCCGCGGGCTCCGTCCCGGCGACGCCGTGTTCGTGCCGGACGTCGACGGGCCCCTGACCGTCTCGGGCGACGGGACGGCGGTGGTCGCCGCCGCCTGA